A region of Scleropages formosus chromosome 2, fSclFor1.1, whole genome shotgun sequence DNA encodes the following proteins:
- the LOC114909873 gene encoding protein NLRC3-like → MMACQQTLKSHLKKKSEYIFEGQAKHGSPALLNDIYTELYITEGGTGGISDEHEVRHIERALKKPAIQETKIKYSEIFTPLPGKVTDIRTVLTQGVAGIGKTVTVQKFILDWAEGKANQDFNFIFPLPFRDLNFTQDKQFSLTQLVHYFLPELKELGLSQLFNSKVLFVFDGLDECCLPLDFKNNQEWSDVTKTTSLDVLLTNIMNGNLFPSALIWITSRPAAASQIPPECVDRVTEIRGFSDHQKEEYFRKRVSDEDLSKRIITHVKSSRSLYIMCHIPVFCWISASVLERLFVEEHNGEIPKTLTEMYTHFLIFQTSLKNEKYLKKQETEPLKSLELDKEFVLKLGKLALNSLKKGNLIFYEEDLREFDIDVTEASVYSGVCTEVFRKEFGLYEGKVYCFVHLSVQEYLAAFYEFLSNTDSNLLEDTVDQALKSKNGHLDLYLRFLLGLSMEYSQKLLKELMIQTKTRSFSISYIIQYINQKINENLTPEKTIYLLHCLNELNDNSLVDKVQNYLKAGHLSETDIKPTEWSALAFVLMMSEEEMDELDLKNCTLRDGGLQRMLPVIQVSRTALLSNCGVTEGGCASLASALCSNPCSHLRELDLSYNHPGDSGVTLLSDLLLDPTCKLETLRLKMCGLTKKCCGALASALCSNPSHLRELDLSENDLQDSGVELLSAGLGNKHCKLDTLILSGCCVTEGGCTSLASALCLNPCSDLRELDLSYNHPGESGEKLLSDLLHDPTCKLETLRWV, encoded by the exons ATGATGGCATGTCAGCAGACACTAAAATCCCATCTGAAGAAGAAGTCTGAGTATATATTTGAAGGGCAAGCTAAGCATGGAAGCCCAGCCCTTCTGAatgatatttacacagagctctacataaCTGAAGGTGGTACTGGTGGGATCagtgatgaacatgaagtgagacaCATTGAGAGAGCACTCAAGAAACCAGCTATACAAGAAactaaaatcaaatacagtgaaatttttacACCCTTACCTGGAAAAGTAACAGACATTAGAACTGTGCTGACACAGGGGGTTGCAGGTATTGGGAAAACAGTGACTGTGCAGaaatttattcttgactgggcagaaggaaaagcaaatcaagattttaatttcatatttcctcttcctttccgGGACCTTAATTTCACGCAGGATAAACAATTCAGTTTGACACAATTGGTTCATTACTTTCTGCCGGAACTGAAAGAGCTTGGACTCTCACAACTTTTTAATTCCAAAgtcttgtttgtctttgatGGTCTAGATGAGTGTTGCCTTCCTCTAGATTTTAAGAACAATCAGGAATGGTCTGATGTAACAAAGACAACTTCACTGGATGTGTTGTTGACCAACATCATGAACGGGAatctgtttccttctgctctcatctggataacTTCCCGACCAGCGGCCGCCAGTCAGATCCCTCCTGAGTGTGTCGATCGGGTGACAGAGATACGAGGGTTCAGTGACCATCAGAAGGAGGAATACTTCAGGAAGAGAGTCAGTGATGAGGACCTGTCCAAAAGGATCATAACACATGTGAAGTCATCAAGGAGcctctacatcatgtgtcacattccagtcttctgttggatttcagcctCTGTTCTTGAGAGGCTCTTTGTTGAGGAACACAATGGAGAAATTCCCAAGactctcactgagatgtacacacacttcctgatctttcagaccagtttaaagaatgagaaatatctaaaaaaacaagaaacggAGCCTCTGAAATCTTTAGAATTAGATAAAGAATTTGTCCTGAAACTGGGGAAGCTGGCTTTGAATAGCCTTAAAAAGGGtaatctcatattttatgaggaagatcTCAGAGAGTTTGACATTGATGTCACTGAAGCTTCAGTGTattctggagtgtgtacagaagtGTTTAGAAAAGAGTTTGGGTTGTATGAAgggaaggtttactgctttgtgcatctgagtgttcaggagtaCCTTGCTGCTTTCTATGAGTTTCTTTCAAATACTGATTCCAACCTGCTGGAGGATACAGTGGATCAGGCCTTAAagagcaagaatggacacttggaCCTCTACCTCCGCTTCCTCCTTGGCCTTTCAATGGAATACAgtcaaaagcttttaaaagaaCTAATGATACAAACTAAAACAAGATCTTTTAGCATTTCATACATAATTCAATACATAAATCAGAAGATCAATGAGAATCTTACTCCAGAGAAGACTATTTATCTTCTCCACtgtctgaatgaactgaatgacaATTCTCTGGTGGATAAAGTACAAAATTACCTGAAAGCAGGACATCTATCAGAAACAGACATCAAACCCACAgagtggtcagctctggcctttgtgttgATGATGTCAGAAGAGGAAATGGATGAGTTGGAcctgaaaaactgcactttacGTGATGGAGGTCTTCAGAGGATGCTACCGGTGATCCAGGTCTCCAGGACTGCTCT CCTGTCTAACTGTGGAGTCACAGAGGGaggctgtgcttctctggcttcagctctgtgttCGAACCCCTGTTCACATCTGAGAGAGCtagatctgagctacaatcacccaggggactcaggagtgactctgctctctgatctactgcTGGATCCCacctgtaaactggagacactaAG GCTGAAGATGTGTGGACTGACAAAGAAATGCTGTGGAGCTCTGGCTTCAGCTTTGTGTTCGAACccctcacacctgagagagctggacttGAGTGAgaatgacctgcaggattcaggagtggaactgctctctgctggactggggaacaaacactgtaaactggacacactgat actgtctggctgttgtgtcacagagggaGGTTgtacttctctggcttcagctctgtgttTGAACCCCTGTTCAGACCTGAGGGAattggatctgagctacaatcacccaggggAGTCAGGagagaagctgctctctgatctactgcATGATCCCacctgtaaactggagacactaAGGTGGGTGTAG